The following are encoded together in the Thermoanaerobaculum aquaticum genome:
- a CDS encoding diacylglycerol/lipid kinase family protein, producing the protein MTPLPLIYNPAARGGRSRVPQKALSQVAEAFGFALELWPTRAPGHAEELAADARKQGLPAVAVWGGDGTYNEAARGLCNGETAMLPLPGGTTSVLIYELGLSRKPLEALRQQLAGSPRKLHLGRTDRGQVFLLMLSAGPDSLILYNLPWVLKRYAGKVGITLQAVAEFFRAQLPAFEVRGNGTTLSAGWCIVGNSRFYGGPFPATPGADPFRPGLEAVVQTRRGRLSAIPFFFGIPFGRHLQQKGVVRFAAAEVSLTGEGRIPYQLDGDPAGFLPVTARASEDHVWVWLPA; encoded by the coding sequence ATGACGCCTCTGCCGCTGATCTACAACCCGGCCGCGCGGGGGGGGAGGAGCAGGGTTCCCCAGAAAGCGCTTTCCCAGGTGGCGGAGGCTTTTGGTTTTGCCCTCGAGCTTTGGCCCACCAGGGCCCCGGGGCACGCCGAGGAGCTGGCCGCGGATGCGCGCAAGCAAGGCCTGCCGGCGGTGGCGGTTTGGGGCGGGGACGGCACCTACAACGAGGCGGCCCGCGGTCTTTGCAACGGGGAAACCGCCATGTTGCCGCTTCCTGGCGGTACAACATCGGTTTTGATTTACGAGCTGGGCCTTTCGCGCAAGCCCCTGGAGGCTCTGCGGCAGCAGCTTGCCGGCTCGCCCAGGAAGCTGCACCTGGGGCGCACCGACCGTGGGCAGGTGTTCTTGCTCATGCTTTCGGCGGGCCCGGACTCGCTCATCCTTTACAACCTGCCGTGGGTGCTCAAGCGCTACGCCGGCAAGGTGGGCATTACCCTGCAAGCGGTGGCTGAGTTCTTCCGCGCTCAGCTCCCGGCCTTTGAAGTGCGGGGTAACGGCACCACGCTTTCGGCCGGTTGGTGCATCGTGGGCAACAGCCGGTTTTACGGGGGGCCATTTCCCGCTACCCCGGGCGCCGACCCCTTCCGGCCCGGTTTGGAAGCCGTGGTACAAACCCGCCGGGGCCGGCTTTCCGCTATCCCCTTTTTCTTTGGCATCCCCTTCGGCCGGCACCTGCAGCAAAAGGGCGTGGTGCGCTTTGCAGCGGCAGAGGTGAGCTTGACCGGAGAAGGGCGAATCCCGTACCAGCTGGATGGCGATCCGGCGGGTTTCTTGCCGGTGACCGCCCGGGCCAGCGAAGACCACGTGTGGGTTTGGCTGCCGGCCTAA
- the ruvB gene encoding Holliday junction branch migration DNA helicase RuvB: ALARGESLDHVLLFGPPGLGKTTLAHIVAHELGVPIQVTSGPVLERAGDLAAILTNLQPGSVLFVDEIHRIPAQVAEVLYPALEDFCLDLVVGSGPGARTMRLQLPRFTLVGATTRPGLLPPPLRDRFGIVHRLDFYQPPALARIVRRSAGILGIAVDEDAAEEIARRSRGTPRIANRLLRRVRDFAQAQGLERITLEAARFGLERLEVDAFGLDELDRRLLSAIIEQYRGGPVGLRSLAATLGEDQGTLEDIYEPYLLQAGFLQRTPRGRVATDLARRHLGYPLQGPGSLFGEEQP; the protein is encoded by the coding sequence CGGCCCTGGCCCGGGGGGAAAGCCTGGACCACGTGTTGCTCTTTGGTCCCCCCGGTTTGGGCAAGACCACCCTGGCCCATATCGTGGCCCACGAGCTGGGGGTGCCCATCCAGGTCACCAGCGGGCCGGTGCTGGAGCGAGCCGGGGACCTGGCGGCCATCCTCACCAACCTGCAACCCGGCTCGGTGCTGTTTGTGGACGAAATCCACCGCATCCCGGCGCAGGTGGCGGAGGTGCTTTACCCTGCCCTGGAGGACTTTTGCCTGGATCTGGTGGTGGGCTCCGGTCCAGGCGCCCGCACCATGCGCCTGCAGCTGCCGCGTTTCACCTTGGTGGGCGCCACCACCCGCCCGGGGCTTTTACCGCCGCCGCTGCGGGACCGCTTCGGCATCGTGCACCGCCTGGACTTTTACCAGCCACCCGCTCTGGCCAGGATCGTGCGGCGCTCCGCGGGGATTCTGGGCATTGCCGTGGATGAGGATGCCGCCGAGGAAATCGCCAGGAGAAGCCGGGGGACCCCAAGGATCGCCAACCGCTTGCTGCGGCGGGTGCGGGACTTTGCCCAGGCCCAGGGCTTGGAGCGGATTACCCTGGAGGCAGCGAGGTTTGGTTTGGAACGGCTGGAGGTGGACGCCTTCGGCTTGGACGAGCTGGACCGGCGGTTGCTTTCGGCCATCATCGAGCAGTACCGGGGTGGGCCGGTGGGCCTGCGCAGCCTTGCCGCCACCCTGGGGGAAGACCAGGGCACGCTGGAGGACATTTACGAGCCTTACCTGCTGCAGGCCGGCTTTCTGCAACGCACCCCACGCGGTCGCGTGGCCACCGATTTGGCCCGGCGGCATTTGGGCTACCCGCTTCAGGGTCCGGGATCGCTTTTCGGTGAGGAGCAGCCATGA
- a CDS encoding acetate--CoA ligase family protein: MRAELSLLFSPRSVALVGVSSRADSLSGRLLANLKRAGYGGKIFPINPKAQEIAGLPCFPSMSALPGVPDVSIIMVPRDAALPAVEESLAKGVKALVLITAGFREGGEEGARLERAIVARVREAGAVMLGPNCMGLVNTDPQVRLDATFSPVPPRSGGVAFASHSGALGVAMFEQALEVGLGISLFVSLGNSAVVTTADALEVFARDPRTRAVMLYLEAIEEPERFLAVARKLSAEKPVLVLKAGRTPAGQKAASSHTGALAAQDRAVDALLKQAGCVRAESLRQLLDWARTCERVPAPRGGRVAVVSNAGGPAIAACDALAARGLELAPLSPGTQEALRGFLPAEAAVGNPVDMLPSARPEDFQKALEVVSADPGVDAVVTITVTPPLAPPLEVARALAQAKAERPFLPVFMTSPEFYARALEVPNLPPVYRFPEEAVEALSAQRRALKAAALASAAPAAPFRPASLPQRSGFLPPHEALTLIAEAGIPVAPWATVRTLQELPETAEKVGFPLVLKAFGQAIVHKTELSAVALNIQNQELLQAEAQRMSQRLAGQGLSPEGFLLQRFLPGGRELILGVSRDPALGPLVLCGLGGIAVEVWQDVALRVAPCSSQDAEAMLEELKGKGLLGSFRGQPPVDRKALVEAIVRLSALASGVPELAECDINPLLAFPGGVVAVDVRVRLEGA, translated from the coding sequence GTGCGAGCTGAGCTTTCCTTGCTCTTTTCCCCGCGCAGCGTGGCGTTGGTGGGGGTTTCCTCGCGGGCGGACTCGCTTTCCGGCCGGCTTCTGGCCAACCTCAAGCGCGCGGGCTACGGCGGCAAGATCTTTCCCATCAACCCCAAGGCCCAGGAAATTGCCGGTTTGCCGTGTTTTCCCAGCATGAGCGCGCTTCCTGGAGTCCCCGATGTGAGCATCATCATGGTGCCCCGGGATGCGGCGCTTCCGGCGGTGGAAGAAAGCCTGGCCAAGGGCGTGAAGGCCCTGGTGCTCATCACCGCCGGCTTTCGCGAAGGGGGGGAGGAAGGGGCCAGGCTCGAACGCGCCATTGTGGCAAGGGTGCGGGAAGCGGGGGCGGTGATGCTGGGGCCCAACTGCATGGGGCTGGTGAACACCGACCCCCAGGTGCGGCTGGACGCCACCTTTTCCCCGGTGCCCCCCCGCTCCGGCGGGGTGGCCTTTGCTTCCCATTCCGGAGCGCTGGGCGTGGCCATGTTTGAGCAAGCCCTGGAGGTGGGCCTGGGGATTTCGCTTTTCGTTTCCCTGGGCAACTCGGCGGTGGTCACCACCGCCGATGCCCTGGAGGTTTTTGCCCGGGATCCCCGCACCCGGGCGGTCATGCTTTACCTGGAGGCCATCGAGGAGCCCGAAAGGTTTTTGGCGGTGGCCCGGAAGCTTTCGGCGGAAAAGCCAGTGCTGGTGCTGAAGGCGGGGAGAACCCCGGCGGGGCAAAAGGCCGCCAGCTCCCACACCGGGGCTTTGGCCGCCCAGGACCGCGCTGTGGACGCCCTCCTCAAGCAAGCCGGCTGCGTGCGGGCGGAAAGCCTTCGCCAGCTTCTGGATTGGGCGCGCACCTGCGAGCGGGTCCCGGCCCCCAGGGGTGGGCGGGTGGCGGTAGTTTCCAACGCCGGTGGCCCCGCCATTGCCGCCTGCGACGCCCTGGCCGCCCGGGGGTTGGAGCTAGCCCCCCTTTCGCCAGGCACGCAAGAAGCGCTGCGGGGCTTCTTGCCGGCGGAAGCGGCGGTGGGTAACCCGGTGGATATGCTGCCCTCCGCTCGGCCTGAAGACTTCCAAAAGGCGCTGGAGGTGGTCAGTGCCGATCCTGGTGTGGATGCGGTGGTCACCATCACGGTGACACCGCCTTTGGCCCCACCTCTGGAGGTGGCCCGGGCTCTGGCGCAAGCGAAGGCGGAAAGGCCTTTCCTGCCGGTGTTCATGACCTCTCCGGAGTTTTACGCCCGCGCCTTAGAGGTTCCCAACCTCCCGCCGGTGTATCGATTTCCCGAAGAAGCGGTGGAAGCGCTTTCGGCGCAAAGACGAGCGCTTAAGGCGGCAGCTTTGGCCTCGGCGGCACCGGCAGCTCCCTTCCGCCCGGCTTCCCTGCCCCAGAGGTCAGGGTTTTTGCCCCCCCACGAGGCGCTAACCCTCATCGCGGAAGCGGGCATCCCCGTGGCTCCCTGGGCCACGGTGCGCACCCTGCAGGAGCTTCCCGAAACCGCGGAAAAGGTGGGCTTTCCCCTGGTGCTCAAGGCCTTTGGGCAGGCCATTGTGCACAAGACCGAGCTTTCCGCAGTGGCCCTCAACATCCAGAACCAGGAACTGCTGCAAGCAGAAGCTCAGCGCATGAGCCAGCGCCTGGCGGGCCAGGGGCTTTCTCCCGAAGGCTTCCTTCTCCAGCGCTTCCTGCCTGGGGGAAGGGAGCTCATCCTGGGGGTGAGCCGCGATCCGGCTTTAGGGCCGCTGGTCCTTTGCGGTTTGGGCGGGATCGCCGTGGAGGTCTGGCAGGACGTGGCCTTGCGCGTTGCGCCCTGCTCCTCTCAAGATGCCGAGGCCATGCTGGAGGAACTCAAGGGCAAAGGCCTTTTGGGTTCCTTCCGGGGGCAGCCTCCGGTGGACCGAAAGGCCCTGGTGGAAGCCATCGTTCGCCTTTCGGCTCTGGCCTCTGGTGTTCCCGAGCTTGCCGAGTGCGACATCAACCCGCTTTTGGCGTTTCCCGGGGGTGTGGTGGCAGTGGACGTGCGGGTGCGGCTCGAAGGCGCCTAA
- the folK gene encoding 2-amino-4-hydroxy-6-hydroxymethyldihydropteridine diphosphokinase encodes MELLLGLGGNLGDVSATFRWVAQQIQWEARILAASSLYRTAPVGPPQPPFLNAALLLELNEDPLRFLKRCQAWERQAGRVREAETRWGPRPLDLDLLMAPGVVMVGPELTLPHPRLAERRFALLPVAEIAPHWLHPRLRQSLGELALALLAEGQACERIGAFPLDFP; translated from the coding sequence ATGGAGCTCCTCCTGGGACTGGGCGGCAACCTCGGCGACGTCAGTGCCACCTTTCGCTGGGTAGCCCAACAAATCCAGTGGGAAGCGCGGATTTTGGCTGCCTCCAGCCTCTACCGCACCGCTCCGGTGGGACCGCCCCAGCCGCCGTTTCTCAACGCTGCGTTACTCCTGGAGCTAAACGAAGATCCGTTGCGCTTCCTCAAGCGCTGCCAGGCCTGGGAGCGGCAAGCGGGGCGCGTGAGGGAAGCCGAAACTCGCTGGGGCCCACGTCCGCTGGACCTCGACCTGCTGATGGCCCCCGGGGTGGTTATGGTGGGCCCCGAGCTTACCTTGCCCCACCCCCGCCTGGCGGAAAGGCGCTTTGCCCTGCTGCCGGTAGCGGAAATCGCCCCCCATTGGCTTCACCCCCGCCTGCGCCAGAGCCTTGGCGAGCTGGCGTTGGCTCTCCTGGCAGAGGGCCAAGCCTGTGAGCGCATTGGTGCCTTTCCCCTGGATTTTCCTTAG
- a CDS encoding ATP/GTP-binding protein, with protein sequence MKVALIGTHGVGKTTLCYELAARLKRRDVDVELVREVARHCPLPINRETNEQAQSWILHTQMAWELEAQAHHFLVLCDRSVLDNYCYLLYAEGPQPHWEPLLSRWLATYDLLVKVPLWTRPHWDGVRDTDEAFQRAIDELLDREIARRGLSVLRLEKDQRARWGDVVMEALEPMVAPIPPLFPEEEKLP encoded by the coding sequence GTGAAGGTGGCGCTTATCGGCACCCACGGGGTGGGCAAGACCACGCTTTGCTACGAGCTGGCCGCCCGCCTCAAGCGGCGGGACGTGGACGTGGAGCTGGTGCGGGAGGTGGCCCGCCACTGCCCCCTGCCCATCAACCGGGAAACCAACGAGCAAGCGCAGTCCTGGATCCTTCACACGCAAATGGCCTGGGAGCTGGAGGCGCAAGCCCATCACTTCCTGGTGCTCTGCGACCGCTCAGTGCTGGACAACTACTGCTACCTCCTCTACGCCGAAGGACCCCAGCCCCACTGGGAACCGCTGCTTTCCCGCTGGCTTGCCACCTACGACCTGCTGGTGAAGGTGCCCCTGTGGACCAGGCCGCACTGGGACGGGGTGCGGGATACCGACGAGGCCTTCCAGCGGGCCATTGACGAGCTTTTGGACCGGGAAATTGCCCGCCGGGGTTTGTCCGTGCTGCGCCTGGAGAAAGACCAGCGCGCCCGCTGGGGCGACGTGGTCATGGAAGCGCTGGAGCCCATGGTGGCCCCCATCCCACCGCTCTTCCCGGAAGAGGAAAAGCTCCCCTAA